The genomic window CGCCGGCTCCTCGTAGGAATGCGCCGCGTACAGCGCCCGCACCACCGGACCCAGTCGGACGCGCGGCACGATCATCTCCAGCCGGACCTCGTCGGCGTGCTCCAGCACCTGGCGTCGCCCGACGGTCGGATGCGTGGTCTCGTCGCCACGAAACGTGCCCCGCCCGGCCAATTCAAAGCTGCATTCCGCGTAGTGGCCGATCACGCCGGCGCCCGCCGCGGCCAGCGCGCGACGCAACGCGTCCACGTCGCGCGGCGGAACGAAGACCACGAGCTTGTATTGCCGATCGGTGCTCACCTGCGGCTCCAGCGGGTAGCGCTCGACCGGCGCGAACGCGTCCAGCAGCACATCGTTGGTCCCACCGGGCGCGGCATCGAGCGCCGTGTGCAGCGCAATAATCGCGATCCGCGCCGCCAGCAGGTCCGGCAGCCGGGTCGTCGAAGCGTCAGCGGCCGGCGTCACCACGCGAATGCCCTTGAAGATCGGCGGGTGATAAACGACCAGCAGATTCACCCGGCTGCGCAACGCCTCGCGCGCCACGGCGTCCGTGAGATCAATCGCAAGCAAAACGCGCGTCGCCGGCCACTCCGGCCGCCCGGCCAGCAACCCCACGTTGTCCCAGTCGGCCGCGTATTCGAATGGGGCCAGCGCCGCGAGCGCGCCCAGCACATCCGCCACGGTGCGGTCACTCATCGCCGCTCTCCCGGTCGATCAGGTCGCCGTACGCGATCGCCAGCTTGCGCGTCACGTCGCCTGGCTTCTCGTTGCCGATGGCCTGCCGCCCGATCCGCACGACCGGCACCAGCTCGACCATGCTGTTCGTGAGGAACATCTCTTCCGACGCGAGCAGGTCATCCAGCTTGAGCGGCGCCTCGCGCACCGGCACGTCCAGCTCGACCGCCAGCTCGAACACCGCCGCCCGCGTGATCCCGGGCAGCACCGGCGTGTCCAGCGGCGGCGTGAGCAACTGCTCGTCACGCACCACGAACACCGTGCTGATCGCGCCCTCCGCGACAAACCCCTCCGGCGTGAACCAGAGCGCCTCGAAGGCGGACTGGGCATGCGCGGCCCGCAGCGACGCCAGGCGGGCAAAGTAACTGGTCGTCTTGTGGCCAACCGTCGCATCGCCGCGGCACTGGCGGCATTCCGACGCGACGACGGTTACGCCGCGCGTGTAGCATTCATCGGGGTACTTGTCCGCCGGCGCGAGCGTGGCGACGATCGTGAGCTGCGGTGTGTCCGCGGCGGTGGCGTGCAGCGAGCCCGTGGTGACGGTCAGGCGCACACGCGCATCGGCGCCCGCGTGCGGGGCGAGGACCTGCCGGACGTTCTCGTGCAGGTCGTCCGCGTCCGGGACGACCGTCCAGCCCAGCGTGCGGGCCGACGCGATCAGCCGGTCGATGTGCTGCTGCAGGCGGAAGATGCGGCCGTTATAGGCGCGCATCGTCTCGAAGAGCCCGATGCCCTGCATGAAGCCCGAATCAAAGACGCTGACCCGGGCCTCCTCGGCCGGCATGAGCGTGCCGTTGATGCTGACCCAGTGCCGCACGTTCTGCTCCTGACAGCCTGGACGCGAGTCAAACGGCGACCCGCACCGCCGCGCCCGCGATGCCCAGCCCGCGGAGGATGCCCGCCGCCTTGGCGCATGTCTCCGCGTATTCCGCGGCCGGCTGCGAGTCCGCGACGATCCCGCCGCCCACGTAGAGTGTCGCCGCCGGACCGCGAATCTGCAAAGTGCGAATCGCGACGTTGAAGGTCATCTGCCCGTCCAGGCCAAGCACGCCGAGCGCGCCCGTGTACGCCCCGCGCGCCACCGGCTCCAGCTCGTCGATGATCTCCAAGGCGCGGATCTTGGGCACGCCGCTGATCGACCCGGCTGGAAAACACGCGGCCAGCAGTTCCAGTCCGTCGCGGCCCGGGGCCAGGCGGCCCGTCACGTCCGCGACCGTGTGGAACACGGTCGGATGGACCTCGACACGTCGTGCCGCGGCGACCCGCACGCTGCCGAAGCGACACACGCGGCCCAGGTCGTTGCGGTGCAGATCAACAATCATCGCCAGCTCCGCGGCCTCCTTCGCCGACTCGAGCAGCTCCCGGCGGTTTCGCTCATCCACGGCGGGGTGCCCCGTGTGCGGACGCGTCCCCTTGATCGGCTGCGTCAACACGACATCACCGCGCACCCGCAGGAACAGCTCCGGCGACACGGAGGCAATCGCACCATCCGACCAGCGCAGTAGCGCCGCGTACGGCGCCGGGTTCGCACGCCGCACGCCAACATACGTCGCAAACGCATCCGCGATGCCTCCCACGCGCAGCCGGCGCGCCAGATTGACCTGGTAGATGTCGCCGGCCGCGATGTACGCCAAGGCCCGCGACACGGCGTGCTGAAAATCCGCCCGCGGCGGCGCGTACTCCAGCACCGCGGGCTGGAACGCAAACTCGTGACGCGTAGTCGCAGCCACCGCCCAGCGCGCCAACCACTCGTCGTCGCCGTCCGCGCTCCAGGGTAGCCCCGTCAGACCCTGCGCCCGCACGGCGAACGCCCTCTGCTCGGCGTGATCCAGCACGATTCCGCGGTCGTAGAGGCCCAGCCGCAGCAATGGCAGTCCAAGGTCCTCGGCGTGCGACGCCGGCAGACGCTCCAACTGCCGGCCCAGCTCGAACCCGATGTACCCCACCCAGCCTGGCCCGACCTCCCACGGCAGCTCGGGCAGGTGGGGCAGCCGGTCGCACGCGCGGCGCCACAACCGCCAGCCGCTCGTACCACGGTCCCGTGCAACCCCACCCGCGACCAGCGTCGCCGGCCCGCCGTCGAACTGGCTGATAACGGCACAAGGGCGCGTGCAGAGGAGGCTGAACCGGGCCCCCGGTGGGGCGGAGGCGATGTCGACCGGGCTGTCCAACCAGGCCAGCTCTCCGCCGTCGGCATACCGCCACGCGGCGGCCGGCACGTCTGCCGGCCATGCCGCTTCCCGAATGTCCCAGTCGGGGCGCATTCTGCTCTCCCAAGCGGCGCCTATAATAGCGGGCAGCCGCGAGTAACCCAAAGCGAGATTCACGAAAGCGAGCTGTCTGTAACATATTTACGTTCAATGCATTACAGCACAGTAGGCGATTCGGGGCTGCGGCGGCCATGCGGCTCGTTACCGCGCACGGAACAAACCGCCGACAACCTCGCTAACCTTCGCGTCGGACGATGGTCTTGATTGTGTGTGGTATAGTGACCTGAGCAGAACCTCGGGCAACGGTACGAGAGGATTCTGAAATGAAAGCTCGCAACGGACTGTTCGCAATCGTCGCCCTCGGATGTGCCGTCGCGCTCAGCACGCCGGCGCTCGCGGGCGGTTTCGGCTTCAGCTTCAGCTATGGCCGCGGTGGGTATTACCGGCCGGTGTATTACGCACCGCCGGCGTACGTTTACCGCTCCTACGCGCCGGTCGTGGTCTACGACGACTTCTATGCCCCGGATGTGGTGGTTTACCGGGACTACGCCCCGCGCGCGTACTATCGCAGTTACTCGTACTGCGGCCCGCGCCCGTACTACCGCAGCTACTCGTACTGCGGGCCGCGCCCGTACTACCGTAGCTACTACGCGCCGCGCTCCGTCGGCTTCTCGTTCGGGTATTCGGGCGGCCATCACCACCATCGCGGACATCGGCACTAGGCAAGCGCCAGACACAGATTCAGAATCCCCCATGCAGGCATCGTCATGGTGCCTGTCATGGGGGATACTTTTTCCCCTCTACCGCCAACGAGGCTGCGGCGCGGCTCTCATCGGCCAGGCAAGTTCGCCGGATCGTCCCCGCGATCCGGCCGAAACAGCGCCGTCGCCGGCACACGCTGCCGATCGATGCCCGGGCCGGCGTACGCCACCTCGAGCGCGACGTCGCCGGTCCGCTGGAAGAAATCCACGCAAATCGGATGCAGCCCGGCCGCGAGCGCGAGCTGGCCCGCGCGCTGCCCGGCGGAGTGCAGGCCGTCGTGATCCACGACGAGTTCATCGCCGATGTAGAGCCGGCTGCCATCGTCCGACGTAACGAAGAAACGGTATACGCCGGCGCTGGGCACGCGGATGAAGCCGGTATAGCGCAGCCCGTAGCGCTCGTTAATGCGGCGAGGCGTGAGGTCGAAATCGGCGACGTTGCCCCTGGCGACTGGCTCGAGCGCCCCGAAATCGGGCAGGCGCTCCCAGTCCCCTTCAAAATACGCGTACCGCAGGCCGTTGGTCATTTCGCCACATTCGACCGCGGGGCGGGGTGTAACCTGCGTGAACGTCGCTGCGCCCGCGTCACTGACCGGCTGACCGTCGCGGAAAACGCGCGCCTGCACGGTAGTTGTCCGGGTCAACTGCAGCGGACCCGCGACGCGTGACGACGCGGCGGTGGGCGGCGTGCCATCCACGGTGTAGCGCAGCTCCACATCCGGACGCTCGGCGGCGATCGTCACTGCAAGCGTATCGACAAAGACTTCGGAAGGCGCGGCGAACGTCGGTGGTAGCACGACGTCCGGCCTGCCGGCCATGTCCAGCACCACCACCGTGTTGGTCGAATCGGGTGCCGCGGACGGGACGCGAATGACGAGTGCGTCTTCAGCCCGGTCAACCTGGAGCGGCTGCCGGCTCTCGTCCGACAACAGGTAGGCCGTTCGCGCTTTGTTGGCGAGTCCGTGAACAGTGAGCGTTCTCTCAGCAGGCCAGTCGAACACGTGCAAGTACAGCCGCGTGTGGCCATCGGGCAGCGCCTTCTGCGTGCAACGCCCCCACGGCAGCTTGCCGAACGGCCCGGCCTGTGTGCCGTAAATCGCTTCGCCGTTCAACTTCATCCAGCGGCCGATGTCGCGCAGGCGCTCGACGCACGCCGGCGGAAATTCGCCTTCGGCCGTCGGGCCGACATTCAGCAGGAAATTGCCGCCCTTGGACGCGATGTCGGCGAGCATCCGGATGAGCTCACGGCTGGACTTCCAGTTCTGATCATGCTTGTTGTAGCCCCAGTGGTCGTTCATCGTGATGCAGGATTCCCAGTCCACGCCCGGCAGGCCGGCCGGTGGTACTTCCTGCTCCGGCGTGCCGAAGTCGCCGGCGAACTCGGCGCCCTTGGTCAGCCCCTGCATGTCGTTGCGGCCCTTGTCCACACGGTTGTTGATGATGATCGCGGGGTCCAGGCCGCGCACATACGCGTACAAGTCCAGGCCGTGGGCATGCATCCAGGTCTGCTCCCATTCGCCGTCGAACCACAGCACGCCAATTGGCCCGTACTTCGTCACCAGCTCACGCACCTGGTTCTTCAGGTAGGCGATGTAGCGGTCGAAATCCGCGCCCTCGGCCGAGCGCTGCTCCCACGTCCGCCGCGGCAGGTAGTCCGGGTGGTGCCAGTCCATGATCGAGTGGTACCAGCACATGCGCAGGCCCGCACGGCGCGTGGCCTCCGCCAGCTCGCGCAGGACATCGCGCTTGAACGGCGTGGACATCACGTCGTAATCGGTGTGCTCCGAGTCGAACAGGCAGAACCCGTCGTGGTGCTTACTGGTGATGACGATGTACTGCATGCCCGCGTCTTTGGCCATCTGGGCCCACGCGGCGGCATCGAAGCGCGTCGGGTTGAACTGCTCGCGGAAGTGCTCGTACTGCGCGACCGGAATCTGCGCCGTCGTGAGGATCCACTCACCGTGATTCGTGCGTCCTTCCCACTCACCGGCAGGAATCGCATACAACCCCCAGTGAATGAACAGGCCGAACCGCGCCGCGCGCCACCACGCCATCCGCGCGTCCTTTTCCGCCGGCGATTCGGCCGGCAGCGTCGCCGGCGTCTGGCACAGCGCTGTGCACGCGGCGTAGCCACCGGCCAGCAGCGCCAATCCGAGCATGAGCCGTGCAGTCGTTCGCATGGGTCGTACGCTCCCGAAGGATCTGGGCGGGTACGGCGGCCGACGCGGCCCGCACCCGCTGCCAGTATGCGGCGCGCCCACAGCTTTGGGAAGCGGGTTGCCACGGCGGGCGGTTTGCGGCAAGGTGTGGGGCATGGACACCGGCCTGCAGGACCAATGCGTACTGATCACGGGGGCGTCGGGCGGCATCGGGCTGCCGACGGCGGAGGCGTTCGCGGCGGAGGGTGCGCGCCTCGTGCTGCACGGCCACCGACACATGGAGCCGCTGCACGCGCTGCGCTCGCGCCTGTCCGTGCCCAGTGTCGTGCTGTCCGCTGATCTGCGCGACGAAACCCAGGTGGAGCGGCTCTTCGCGGACGC from Phycisphaerae bacterium includes these protein-coding regions:
- a CDS encoding Nif3-like dinuclear metal center hexameric protein — translated: MSDRTVADVLGALAALAPFEYAADWDNVGLLAGRPEWPATRVLLAIDLTDAVAREALRSRVNLLVVYHPPIFKGIRVVTPAADASTTRLPDLLAARIAIIALHTALDAAPGGTNDVLLDAFAPVERYPLEPQVSTDRQYKLVVFVPPRDVDALRRALAAAGAGVIGHYAECSFELAGRGTFRGDETTHPTVGRRQVLEHADEVRLEMIVPRVRLGPVVRALYAAHSYEEPAFDVYPLHEPTGRGTVGLGRIGRLRKPERGTVLLRKLGRCVDLSAATVVGDLRRRFRSVTAAAGAFGTRAFRDPDSLVVTGELKHHDALELLRRGVTAVLVGHHASERPVLATVRAHLQGSVRGLRVALARADRAPLVPVRR
- a CDS encoding aminotransferase class IV family protein, with the translated sequence MRHWVSINGTLMPAEEARVSVFDSGFMQGIGLFETMRAYNGRIFRLQQHIDRLIASARTLGWTVVPDADDLHENVRQVLAPHAGADARVRLTVTTGSLHATAADTPQLTIVATLAPADKYPDECYTRGVTVVASECRQCRGDATVGHKTTSYFARLASLRAAHAQSAFEALWFTPEGFVAEGAISTVFVVRDEQLLTPPLDTPVLPGITRAAVFELAVELDVPVREAPLKLDDLLASEEMFLTNSMVELVPVVRIGRQAIGNEKPGDVTRKLAIAYGDLIDRESGDE
- a CDS encoding anthranilate synthase component I family protein, producing MRPDWDIREAAWPADVPAAAWRYADGGELAWLDSPVDIASAPPGARFSLLCTRPCAVISQFDGGPATLVAGGVARDRGTSGWRLWRRACDRLPHLPELPWEVGPGWVGYIGFELGRQLERLPASHAEDLGLPLLRLGLYDRGIVLDHAEQRAFAVRAQGLTGLPWSADGDDEWLARWAVAATTRHEFAFQPAVLEYAPPRADFQHAVSRALAYIAAGDIYQVNLARRLRVGGIADAFATYVGVRRANPAPYAALLRWSDGAIASVSPELFLRVRGDVVLTQPIKGTRPHTGHPAVDERNRRELLESAKEAAELAMIVDLHRNDLGRVCRFGSVRVAAARRVEVHPTVFHTVADVTGRLAPGRDGLELLAACFPAGSISGVPKIRALEIIDELEPVARGAYTGALGVLGLDGQMTFNVAIRTLQIRGPAATLYVGGGIVADSQPAAEYAETCAKAAGILRGLGIAGAAVRVAV
- a CDS encoding alpha-L-fucosidase, with the protein product MRTTARLMLGLALLAGGYAACTALCQTPATLPAESPAEKDARMAWWRAARFGLFIHWGLYAIPAGEWEGRTNHGEWILTTAQIPVAQYEHFREQFNPTRFDAAAWAQMAKDAGMQYIVITSKHHDGFCLFDSEHTDYDVMSTPFKRDVLRELAEATRRAGLRMCWYHSIMDWHHPDYLPRRTWEQRSAEGADFDRYIAYLKNQVRELVTKYGPIGVLWFDGEWEQTWMHAHGLDLYAYVRGLDPAIIINNRVDKGRNDMQGLTKGAEFAGDFGTPEQEVPPAGLPGVDWESCITMNDHWGYNKHDQNWKSSRELIRMLADIASKGGNFLLNVGPTAEGEFPPACVERLRDIGRWMKLNGEAIYGTQAGPFGKLPWGRCTQKALPDGHTRLYLHVFDWPAERTLTVHGLANKARTAYLLSDESRQPLQVDRAEDALVIRVPSAAPDSTNTVVVLDMAGRPDVVLPPTFAAPSEVFVDTLAVTIAAERPDVELRYTVDGTPPTAASSRVAGPLQLTRTTTVQARVFRDGQPVSDAGAATFTQVTPRPAVECGEMTNGLRYAYFEGDWERLPDFGALEPVARGNVADFDLTPRRINERYGLRYTGFIRVPSAGVYRFFVTSDDGSRLYIGDELVVDHDGLHSAGQRAGQLALAAGLHPICVDFFQRTGDVALEVAYAGPGIDRQRVPATALFRPDRGDDPANLPGR